The Methanomethylovorans hollandica DSM 15978 genome includes a region encoding these proteins:
- a CDS encoding AAA family ATPase encodes MLIEFKAENFRSIRDEVTFSLLASSDRALEENLIEPDALKKNDRLVKSAVIYGANASGKSNVLLAMFNLQNLVMTSIRNQDGDLLPFEPFKLTPECMSKPSRFSVFFIKNNVRYSYAVSYDRTKIIDEELYYYPNNREALVFERRNTTEFKFTTDKRIQNDISKRTLSNVLYLSNSAQQNYDKTLEAFKWFREDLRIISARTLSEQGEYTIRMLNQDDDSKKAILRSLERADLGLIDIITSIEDIDLADLPVDILNHLPRSFDKASGKMQKININTFHLARDKDGKKHNIAFDFNTEESEGTRRFFTLIGPWLNALNKGQVLFVDELELQLHPMLSDHLVRLFYDESYNKNNSQLIITTHNTNLLNDELFRRDQIWFTEKDADLGNTNLYSLLEFQVRKDQNILKGYLMGRYGAIPFISS; translated from the coding sequence ATGTTGATCGAATTCAAAGCCGAGAATTTCCGTTCGATAAGGGATGAGGTCACCTTTAGTTTATTAGCATCATCCGATAGGGCGCTTGAGGAAAATCTGATTGAACCGGATGCCCTGAAGAAGAATGACAGGCTGGTGAAAAGCGCTGTTATTTATGGGGCTAATGCCTCCGGAAAGAGCAATGTTCTTTTAGCAATGTTCAACCTGCAGAACCTGGTGATGACATCCATCAGGAATCAGGATGGGGACCTGCTGCCGTTTGAGCCATTCAAGCTGACGCCGGAATGTATGTCAAAGCCCAGCAGGTTCAGTGTGTTTTTTATCAAGAACAATGTCAGGTACAGCTATGCCGTCTCATATGATAGGACCAAGATAATTGATGAAGAATTGTATTATTACCCGAACAACAGGGAAGCACTGGTATTTGAAAGAAGGAACACCACCGAGTTCAAATTCACAACCGATAAAAGGATTCAGAATGATATCTCTAAGAGAACCCTGAGCAATGTTCTTTATCTCTCCAACTCCGCACAGCAGAATTACGATAAGACCCTGGAAGCCTTCAAATGGTTCAGGGAAGACCTGAGAATAATCAGTGCAAGGACACTATCAGAACAGGGCGAATACACAATCAGAATGCTCAATCAGGACGATGATTCGAAAAAAGCCATCCTGAGATCACTTGAAAGAGCAGATTTAGGTCTTATTGATATTATCACAAGTATAGAGGATATAGATCTGGCAGACCTTCCTGTAGACATATTGAACCATCTGCCACGAAGCTTTGACAAAGCCAGTGGAAAAATGCAAAAGATTAATATCAATACATTCCACCTTGCCAGAGATAAAGACGGCAAAAAGCATAACATAGCATTCGATTTCAATACCGAGGAATCCGAAGGTACAAGAAGATTTTTCACTCTGATAGGACCTTGGCTCAACGCGCTCAATAAAGGGCAGGTCCTGTTTGTAGATGAGCTGGAACTACAGCTGCATCCAATGCTTAGTGATCACTTGGTCAGACTCTTCTACGACGAAAGTTACAATAAGAACAACTCTCAGCTGATAATAACCACCCACAACACCAACTTGCTCAACGATGAGCTCTTCAGAAGGGATCAGATATGGTTCACTGAAAAAGATGCAGATCTGGGGAACACAAATCTTTACTCGTTGCTGGAATTCCAGGTCCGTAAAGACCAGAATATCCTGAAAGGTTACCTGATGGGAAGGTATGGAGCAATCCCCTTCATCTCATCCTGA
- a CDS encoding winged helix-turn-helix domain-containing protein: protein MSYSFNIGGFETALEDFLGKTSEIKIIDFLSGNSDIAYNQSEISECTGVSRQTVNHKIPRLIYNGIIEIKEKKKNVNYYKLADNNIVKALIGSVFANSFFVAGYEDDEEEVIDDIRKETGPIVYEENACFSYLPETEVCRTLNWKSLKCGSITFEVHEKRAIRWSEERGMKSSKEKPYAQQTMTLNQPLASA from the coding sequence TTGTCTTATTCTTTTAACATAGGAGGGTTTGAAACGGCCTTAGAAGATTTTCTAGGAAAAACTTCTGAAATTAAGATCATTGATTTTCTATCTGGAAATTCGGATATTGCCTACAACCAGTCAGAAATAAGCGAATGCACAGGTGTTTCTAGGCAAACTGTGAATCATAAGATTCCCCGTCTCATCTATAACGGGATTATCGAGATAAAAGAAAAGAAGAAAAACGTCAACTACTATAAACTAGCTGATAATAACATCGTAAAAGCGTTAATCGGGTCAGTTTTTGCAAACAGTTTCTTTGTTGCGGGATATGAAGACGATGAAGAAGAAGTGATCGACGACATAAGAAAGGAAACAGGCCCCATTGTTTACGAAGAGAACGCATGTTTCTCCTATCTGCCTGAAACTGAGGTCTGCAGAACATTGAACTGGAAATCTTTAAAATGCGGGAGCATAACTTTTGAAGTGCATGAAAAGCGTGCTATTCGATGGTCAGAAGAACGCGGAATGAAATCATCAAAAGAAAAGCCATATGCACAGCAGACAATGACCTTAAATCAACCACTTGCTTCAGCATGA
- the pglX gene encoding BREX-1 system adenine-specific DNA-methyltransferase PglX — MTIANTLSTNPVPNFYRASAADFKKIPGSPIAYWVSDKMRNTFLAGASLGSIAKPKLGMRTGNNERFVRYWFEVWHNKIGFSFKNSQEAKDSGLKWFPYNKGGDFRRWYGNNENVVNWENDGYDIKVETLKNYPQLSWDNLGWKISNEKDFFKPCLEWSRISSTYFAVRYSPGGFLFDTNGSSAFPKQEHLKFLIAFLCTKISSNFAKVINPTLAFQPGDLSVLPILGIDIIADSIDTICHNIIEISKSDWDSYETSWDFTTLPLLQPEYHQPTLRETYTKIRAHWKEMTLEMQRLEEENNRIFIEAYGLQDELTPDVPLSEITLTCNPHYRYNGGKSEEELEALLLTDTIKEFVSYSVGCMFGRYSLDKPGLVLANQGEKIGDYLNQVPEPSFMPDADNIIPILEDEYFEDDIVDRFKEFLKVALGKEQLSENLDFIAEALGGNGKKSSEAVIREYFLKSFYKDHLKMYKKRPIYWLFTSGKGRAFNALVYMHRYNREMLAKMRTDYLLELEGKLDAKKEMIKSDMGKDAQEKVRLKKMIAELMAYDEVLKNKADAYIEMDLDDGVVVNYAKFEGLVEKI, encoded by the coding sequence ATGACAATTGCTAACACTTTATCAACCAATCCCGTCCCCAACTTCTACCGCGCCTCTGCAGCTGATTTCAAGAAGATTCCCGGAAGTCCGATTGCTTATTGGGTGAGTGACAAAATGCGAAACACGTTTTTAGCAGGAGCTTCACTGGGTTCTATCGCTAAACCAAAACTAGGTATGAGAACAGGGAACAATGAGCGTTTTGTAAGGTATTGGTTTGAAGTATGGCACAATAAAATAGGCTTCAGTTTTAAAAATTCACAGGAAGCTAAAGATTCTGGTTTAAAGTGGTTTCCGTACAACAAAGGTGGCGATTTTCGAAGGTGGTATGGAAACAATGAAAATGTAGTAAATTGGGAAAATGATGGATATGATATTAAAGTTGAAACCTTAAAGAACTATCCTCAATTATCTTGGGATAACTTGGGCTGGAAGATATCTAACGAAAAAGACTTTTTTAAACCATGCCTTGAGTGGTCGAGAATTAGTTCTACGTATTTTGCTGTGCGTTATTCTCCTGGGGGTTTTCTTTTTGATACAAACGGAAGCTCTGCATTTCCTAAGCAAGAACACTTAAAGTTCTTAATTGCATTTTTATGCACTAAAATTAGCTCGAATTTTGCAAAAGTAATAAACCCTACTTTAGCATTTCAGCCAGGAGACTTATCTGTTTTGCCTATTCTTGGGATCGATATAATAGCGGATTCAATTGACACTATTTGCCACAATATAATTGAAATCTCAAAATCCGACTGGGACTCCTACGAAACCTCCTGGGATTTCACTACTCTCCCCCTCCTCCAACCAGAATACCATCAGCCAACTCTCCGTGAAACCTATACCAAAATCCGTGCTCACTGGAAGGAAATGACCCTGGAGATGCAGCGGCTGGAGGAAGAGAACAACCGTATTTTCATTGAAGCTTACGGCTTGCAGGATGAACTTACACCAGATGTGCCGCTGTCGGAGATCACGCTGACCTGCAATCCTCATTACCGCTATAATGGAGGGAAGAGCGAGGAAGAGCTGGAAGCTTTGCTGCTTACGGATACGATAAAGGAGTTCGTCTCCTATTCCGTGGGGTGCATGTTCGGAAGGTATTCGCTGGACAAGCCGGGGCTTGTGCTTGCAAATCAGGGTGAGAAGATAGGGGATTATCTTAATCAAGTGCCTGAGCCGAGCTTCATGCCGGATGCCGATAACATCATACCCATACTTGAGGACGAATACTTTGAGGATGATATTGTGGACAGGTTCAAGGAATTCCTCAAGGTGGCCTTAGGAAAGGAGCAACTTTCAGAGAACCTGGATTTCATTGCCGAGGCTCTGGGTGGTAATGGGAAGAAGTCCTCCGAGGCTGTGATACGGGAATATTTCCTGAAGTCGTTCTACAAGGACCACTTGAAGATGTACAAGAAAAGGCCCATCTACTGGCTGTTCACTTCAGGTAAGGGCAGGGCTTTCAATGCGCTTGTTTACATGCACAGGTACAACAGGGAAATGCTTGCCAAAATGAGAACGGATTACCTGCTGGAGCTTGAGGGTAAGCTGGACGCCAAGAAAGAGATGATCAAGTCGGATATGGGTAAGGATGCGCAGGAGAAGGTGCGGCTTAAGAAGATGATCGCTGAGCTCATGGCTTATGATGAAGTGCTGAAGAACAAAGCCGATGCGTATATTGAGATGGATCTGGACGACGGGGTTGTAGTGAATTACGCGAAGTTCGAGGGGCTGGTGGAGAAGATATGA
- a CDS encoding DUF3467 domain-containing protein — translation MEAIEEQQEKKEIQVVRTPLFGRTYATNTLVAITDCDIRIELMNEKFRDEDSWVYHSDHMVILTMQAAKKLLLDLNKKISKYEEENGEIEVNSDRLNVDN, via the coding sequence ATGGAAGCTATTGAAGAACAGCAGGAAAAAAAAGAGATACAGGTTGTAAGGACTCCACTCTTTGGTAGAACTTACGCTACAAATACGTTGGTTGCAATAACCGACTGTGATATAAGAATAGAACTGATGAATGAAAAATTCCGGGATGAAGATTCATGGGTGTATCACAGCGACCACATGGTGATCCTAACCATGCAGGCAGCTAAAAAACTGTTACTTGATCTGAATAAGAAAATCTCAAAGTATGAAGAGGAAAACGGCGAGATCGAAGTTAATTCAGACCGCCTGAATGTCGACAACTAA
- a CDS encoding RloB family protein, translated as MPDYSRRKRGQRPTRNKMLIICEGEKTEPMYFENYRTPHNNLDVIPIPSSRKDIGSIVGFARKKMQDLDIKGGDSIWCVFDCDENTDDRISTAYRNAGKSINMCLSNPSFELWFLLHFSYIDTSLQNDGLLGLLKRHIPAYSKNNDCYQILCPLTDTAIRNSKKLEQIHLDSGTELNSTRSNPSTQVYKIIVIKQFNNLSE; from the coding sequence ATGCCAGACTACAGCCGGAGAAAACGTGGTCAAAGGCCTACAAGGAATAAAATGCTCATAATATGTGAAGGTGAGAAAACAGAGCCAATGTATTTTGAAAACTACAGGACACCGCACAACAATCTGGATGTGATCCCAATTCCATCAAGCCGTAAAGATATCGGTAGCATTGTCGGATTTGCCAGAAAGAAGATGCAAGACCTGGACATCAAAGGTGGTGATTCCATTTGGTGTGTCTTTGACTGTGATGAGAATACGGATGATAGGATCTCAACCGCATATAGGAATGCCGGAAAGTCTATCAATATGTGTTTGTCAAACCCTTCATTTGAGCTCTGGTTCCTTTTGCATTTCAGCTACATAGACACATCACTTCAAAACGATGGGCTGCTCGGGCTTTTAAAAAGACATATACCTGCTTATAGTAAGAACAACGATTGCTACCAGATACTTTGCCCTCTGACAGATACAGCGATCAGAAACTCTAAAAAACTGGAACAAATTCATCTTGATAGCGGAACAGAGCTAAATAGTACACGAAGCAATCCGTCAACACAAGTTTACAAAATAATCGTAATTAAACAGTTCAATAACCTCTCTGAATAA
- the pglZ gene encoding BREX-1 system phosphatase PglZ type A, producing MLNPEKTTQSILKKFETLSDFEKRKIVFWYDKDRTADEEGLAHIRGALAEKGIKLHILHNNFFATKKLLETDDTTSSYLIYSGEAERDPEANWLLDIQLYSSRFENSRISDIKSEFEIEGYDLDRFLDKHQQFFASKKRVTPFNRLYQKHWKEEEFIHGFLAVLSGSATTDLKEIVRKVLIDSLDESTNTAWEEITKFEFADDFWDMMHRHFGYQPEEPTLKKLFLSFIITHITRNTNLDLKKYKAYSNSLSNECEIFIRSWMDNSRDSTVFDEYCEQLLAGDSTLQKYLVNEIQKHEVSKYIEAESLDLFDKSIIRKIAEALQNGKEDFDTYLGWITNRKTKHWYSRFQNIYNSLEYALKLHQFAKEFDATNISEQNLTKFFRNYTERYYLMDYYYRKFYYHYDKDKEKEILKPTKDLVEKLYNNRLLDKLLTRWSQLITSEMEGRWNIELIDRQDEFYKLYVKNIITRNDKDKIAVIISDAMRYEVAAELQEVLNKDTRGTVELKCMAGSLPSYTKLGMASLLPHDRLEYNNQSVFADGISTEGTANRGKILEKITKDSVAIDYDELMNIKRDEARERFKGTRLFYIYHDKIDARGDHFASEHEVFDAAEDTISDIKKIIEKLTNFQILNNILITADHGFIYQRDELENVDKVETGGFDKQQIIASSKRFILSEQNVDLMNVHKFNMDYIIKSGQTMFAYVPQADLRFKMQGSNKNFVHGGAAPQEIVIPVLKYSYNKTADLERKGIKYGKVGLTVTNASRKITSSPFSINILQTEKVTDKLQPRRFKVALWNRDGNEFKVSDEKLVIAESSSDEPAERQYKVTLTLTGEVENKFYYIRLLDADPTEITKDIIDPIPFEVDLLIADDF from the coding sequence ATGTTAAATCCCGAAAAGACCACCCAGAGCATACTTAAGAAGTTCGAAACTCTCAGCGACTTCGAGAAGAGGAAGATCGTCTTCTGGTATGATAAGGACAGGACCGCAGATGAGGAAGGTCTTGCACACATACGCGGCGCTCTGGCAGAAAAGGGGATAAAGCTGCATATCCTGCACAACAATTTCTTTGCCACCAAGAAGCTGCTGGAGACGGATGATACGACTTCTAGTTATCTCATCTATTCAGGTGAGGCGGAACGGGACCCCGAAGCCAACTGGCTGCTGGACATACAGCTCTATTCATCACGATTTGAGAACAGCAGGATATCAGATATCAAGAGTGAGTTCGAGATAGAGGGCTATGACTTGGACAGATTCCTGGACAAGCACCAGCAGTTCTTCGCAAGCAAGAAAAGGGTCACTCCGTTTAACCGCTTATATCAAAAGCACTGGAAAGAAGAAGAGTTCATACATGGTTTCCTGGCAGTGCTTTCCGGCTCTGCGACCACGGACCTGAAGGAAATAGTACGCAAAGTACTGATCGATTCCCTGGATGAGAGCACCAACACGGCATGGGAAGAGATCACTAAGTTCGAGTTTGCCGATGATTTCTGGGACATGATGCACAGGCACTTCGGATACCAGCCAGAAGAGCCTACGCTGAAGAAGCTCTTTCTGAGCTTCATCATAACCCACATAACAAGGAACACGAACCTTGATCTCAAGAAGTACAAAGCGTACAGCAACTCCCTGAGTAATGAATGTGAGATCTTCATCAGAAGCTGGATGGACAACTCCAGAGACTCCACAGTATTTGACGAGTACTGCGAACAACTGCTTGCAGGCGATAGCACGCTTCAAAAGTACCTCGTGAACGAGATACAAAAGCATGAAGTCTCCAAATACATCGAAGCAGAATCCCTTGACCTCTTTGACAAAAGCATCATCCGAAAGATAGCCGAAGCACTCCAGAACGGCAAAGAAGATTTCGATACATATCTTGGCTGGATAACCAACCGCAAGACAAAACACTGGTACTCCAGGTTCCAGAACATCTACAATTCCCTGGAATATGCATTGAAACTGCACCAGTTCGCAAAGGAGTTCGATGCAACTAACATAAGCGAGCAGAATCTCACTAAGTTCTTCAGAAACTACACCGAACGCTATTACCTGATGGACTATTATTATCGCAAATTCTACTATCACTACGACAAGGACAAGGAAAAAGAGATCCTCAAACCCACCAAAGACCTTGTGGAAAAACTGTACAACAACAGGCTCCTTGACAAACTGCTCACACGCTGGAGCCAGCTTATCACAAGTGAAATGGAAGGACGATGGAACATAGAGCTCATCGACCGGCAGGACGAGTTCTATAAGCTCTACGTGAAGAACATCATCACCCGTAATGATAAGGACAAGATAGCCGTCATAATTTCGGATGCCATGCGCTATGAAGTAGCTGCAGAGCTTCAGGAAGTCCTGAACAAGGACACAAGGGGCACAGTCGAATTAAAGTGCATGGCAGGATCCCTCCCCTCTTACACAAAACTCGGCATGGCAAGCCTGCTTCCCCATGACAGACTGGAATACAACAACCAATCAGTCTTTGCAGATGGCATCAGCACCGAAGGCACAGCTAACAGAGGAAAGATACTGGAAAAAATAACAAAGGACTCCGTTGCTATAGATTATGATGAACTGATGAACATCAAAAGAGACGAAGCCCGTGAACGATTCAAAGGCACAAGGCTCTTCTATATCTACCACGACAAGATCGACGCCAGAGGAGACCATTTCGCTTCGGAGCATGAAGTCTTCGATGCAGCCGAGGATACCATCTCAGATATCAAAAAGATCATCGAAAAACTCACCAATTTCCAGATACTGAACAACATCCTGATAACAGCAGACCATGGTTTCATCTACCAAAGAGATGAATTGGAAAACGTCGATAAAGTTGAGACCGGTGGTTTTGACAAGCAGCAGATCATCGCATCCAGCAAGCGATTCATCCTGAGCGAGCAGAATGTTGACCTCATGAACGTCCACAAGTTCAACATGGATTATATCATCAAATCCGGGCAAACGATGTTCGCATACGTACCCCAGGCAGACCTCAGGTTCAAGATGCAGGGCAGCAACAAGAACTTCGTACATGGTGGAGCTGCACCCCAGGAGATAGTCATCCCGGTACTCAAGTACTCCTACAACAAGACTGCAGATCTTGAAAGAAAAGGCATTAAGTACGGCAAAGTCGGTCTGACCGTAACCAACGCAAGCCGGAAGATAACAAGCAGCCCGTTCTCTATAAACATCCTGCAGACCGAAAAAGTGACGGATAAACTGCAACCCAGAAGGTTCAAAGTAGCTCTCTGGAACAGGGACGGGAACGAATTCAAGGTAAGCGATGAAAAGCTTGTTATTGCTGAAAGCTCATCTGATGAGCCAGCAGAAAGACAGTACAAAGTCACCCTCACTTTAACCGGCGAAGTAGAGAACAAGTTCTACTACATACGCCTGCTAGACGCAGACCCTACAGAGATCACCAAGGACATCATCGATCCCATACCCTTTGAAGTGGACCTCTTGATAGCAGATGACTTCTGA
- the brxL gene encoding protease Lon-related BREX system protein BrxL yields the protein MPEADTDITTDRKLNTYFQGRVVRKDLTKLVKVGHNVPVYVLEYLLGANCATDDEELIEQGVRKVKNILSENYVRPDEAEKIKSKIRETGYYTIIDKVSVKLNEKRDIYEAVFSHLGLSKVQVDPEYVTKYDKLLGGGIWCIIKMEYSAEMLPSPFVIASLKPIQIPNINISEIIDQRKNFTKDEWIDVLLRSIGMEPTQLETPAKWHLMERLVPLIENNYNLCELGPRSTGKSHVFKEISPNSILISGGQTTVANLFYNMGTRQVGLVGLWDVVAFDEVAGIKFKDKDGIQIMKDYMASGSFARGKDQINANASIVFVGNINQSVSSMLKTSHLFVPFPEEMNNDSAFFDRMHYYLPGWEVPKFRPEHFTDRYGFIVDYLAEFLREMRKRSFTDVLFKYYKLGNNLNQRDVIAVKKTFSGLAKLIYPDENITKEDAREILEYALVGRRRVKEQLKRMGGMEFFDVNFSYIDNDNMEEHFVNVPEISGNKIIPPGLTKPGQVYAVSATDSGKIGVYKTELQVVSGTGKYEPSGLSSNSKARESIRTAINYFKANAKSISQSISTKENDYFMNIQDLYGVGLSDGLALAGFISLCSGAMERPVQEQTAIIGTMTIGGSILNIDNLSELLQVSLDAGAKRVLIPASSTSKLGTVPSDLLSKFQLSFYADPMDAVHKALYF from the coding sequence ATGCCAGAAGCAGACACAGACATAACAACTGACAGGAAACTGAACACATATTTCCAGGGCAGAGTGGTCAGGAAAGACCTGACAAAGCTGGTAAAAGTAGGCCACAATGTCCCTGTCTACGTCCTGGAATACCTGCTGGGTGCGAATTGCGCTACCGATGACGAAGAACTCATAGAGCAGGGTGTCAGGAAAGTCAAGAACATCCTCTCAGAGAACTACGTGCGTCCTGATGAGGCAGAGAAGATCAAATCCAAGATACGGGAAACAGGTTACTATACCATCATCGATAAGGTCTCCGTAAAGCTGAATGAAAAAAGAGACATCTACGAAGCTGTTTTTTCACACTTGGGACTTTCCAAGGTGCAGGTAGACCCGGAATACGTCACAAAGTACGACAAACTGCTGGGCGGTGGCATCTGGTGCATCATTAAAATGGAATACAGCGCTGAAATGCTGCCTTCTCCTTTTGTCATTGCAAGCCTCAAACCCATACAGATCCCCAACATCAACATCTCAGAGATCATTGATCAGCGGAAGAACTTTACCAAGGACGAATGGATAGATGTGCTCTTGCGGTCCATAGGCATGGAGCCTACTCAACTGGAAACTCCTGCAAAATGGCATTTGATGGAAAGGCTAGTTCCTTTGATAGAGAACAACTACAACCTCTGTGAACTTGGTCCAAGGAGCACAGGCAAATCCCACGTGTTCAAAGAAATATCCCCTAATTCCATCCTTATCTCAGGCGGGCAGACAACTGTCGCCAACCTATTCTACAATATGGGTACACGGCAGGTCGGGCTCGTTGGCCTGTGGGATGTTGTAGCCTTTGACGAGGTTGCAGGTATCAAGTTCAAGGATAAGGATGGCATACAGATCATGAAAGACTACATGGCATCCGGCTCCTTTGCCCGTGGCAAGGACCAGATAAATGCCAATGCGTCCATTGTATTCGTAGGCAACATCAACCAGAGCGTCTCCTCGATGCTCAAGACCTCACATCTCTTCGTTCCTTTCCCTGAAGAGATGAACAACGACAGTGCATTTTTCGACAGGATGCACTACTACCTGCCAGGCTGGGAAGTTCCCAAGTTCAGACCCGAGCACTTCACTGACAGATATGGGTTCATAGTGGATTATCTGGCCGAGTTCCTGAGGGAGATGAGAAAACGGTCATTCACTGATGTGCTTTTCAAATACTATAAACTCGGCAACAACCTGAACCAAAGAGATGTTATCGCTGTCAAGAAAACATTCTCCGGTCTTGCCAAACTCATATATCCCGATGAGAACATCACAAAAGAGGATGCTAGGGAGATCCTCGAGTATGCACTTGTAGGGAGAAGAAGGGTCAAGGAGCAATTGAAGAGGATGGGAGGCATGGAATTCTTCGATGTTAACTTCTCCTATATTGACAATGATAACATGGAAGAGCACTTTGTCAATGTCCCCGAAATAAGTGGTAATAAGATCATTCCTCCGGGTCTTACAAAACCCGGCCAGGTCTATGCTGTGTCAGCAACCGATTCCGGGAAGATAGGCGTTTATAAAACAGAACTGCAGGTTGTCTCAGGTACAGGTAAATACGAACCCTCCGGTTTAAGCTCTAATTCAAAGGCCAGAGAGTCCATAAGGACTGCTATCAACTACTTCAAGGCAAATGCAAAATCCATAAGCCAATCAATATCCACAAAGGAAAATGACTATTTCATGAACATACAGGACCTGTACGGAGTCGGTTTGTCAGACGGCCTGGCCCTTGCAGGCTTCATAAGTCTCTGTTCAGGAGCTATGGAAAGGCCAGTCCAGGAGCAAACTGCCATCATCGGAACAATGACCATAGGAGGTTCAATACTGAATATAGATAACCTTTCCGAGCTCTTGCAAGTCTCCCTTGATGCCGGGGCTAAGAGGGTGTTGATACCTGCCTCATCCACATCTAAACTGGGCACTGTGCCTTCAGACCTGCTGAGCAAATTCCAGCTGTCCTTCTATGCTGATCCGATGGATGCGGTGCATAAGGCGCTGTATTTTTAG